A single region of the Myxococcales bacterium genome encodes:
- a CDS encoding AAA family ATPase — MDEIQNPFSPGAGSPPPELVGRDDVLNQARILFGRIKAGKSERSILLTGLRGVGKTVLLNEMKRMAEAQAFHTISIEAHENKTLASLLAPHLRTLLYDIDRIAGAGDKVRRGLVALKGFLNGLKVKTDNIEIGLDIDAEKGTADSGDLEIDLPNLFVTVADAAVERKAHVCLLIDEIQYFNKRELSALIMALHKMQQQQLPFVLLGAGLPVLPGLAGESKSYAERLFSFPDIGALSKSDAIKALQDPVTKHDVLFRDDALEEIYRLTQGYPYFLQEWGYQAWNRATASPIGLDLIKETTEIVSARLDENFFRVRFGRLTPGEKRFLRAMAELGSGPQRTSDIAEVMSVKITSLGPTRAKLLKKGMVYSPSHGDMAFTVPLFDKFMKRSMPTLD, encoded by the coding sequence ATGGATGAAATTCAAAATCCCTTCTCTCCTGGGGCAGGAAGTCCTCCTCCTGAACTCGTCGGCCGGGACGATGTCCTGAATCAGGCCCGCATTCTGTTCGGGCGCATCAAGGCGGGCAAATCCGAAAGGAGCATTTTGCTTACCGGACTTCGGGGTGTGGGAAAGACTGTCTTGCTCAACGAGATGAAGCGCATGGCCGAGGCGCAGGCATTTCACACCATATCCATAGAAGCACACGAGAACAAAACGCTTGCGAGCTTGCTTGCGCCGCATTTGCGCACTTTGTTGTACGACATCGATCGTATCGCTGGGGCGGGAGACAAAGTGCGTCGAGGGCTTGTTGCGTTGAAGGGCTTTCTCAATGGCCTAAAAGTCAAAACCGATAACATTGAGATTGGTTTGGACATCGACGCCGAGAAAGGCACAGCCGACAGCGGGGACCTAGAGATCGATCTGCCAAACCTTTTTGTCACCGTAGCCGATGCTGCAGTGGAACGAAAAGCCCACGTTTGCCTATTGATCGACGAAATACAGTACTTCAACAAACGAGAACTTAGCGCGCTCATCATGGCCTTGCACAAGATGCAACAGCAGCAGTTACCGTTTGTGCTATTAGGCGCGGGGCTCCCTGTGCTTCCGGGCTTGGCTGGAGAGTCGAAGTCCTATGCGGAGCGTCTTTTTAGTTTTCCGGATATTGGCGCGCTGTCGAAGTCGGATGCCATCAAGGCCTTGCAGGATCCGGTGACAAAGCACGACGTGCTTTTTCGAGATGATGCCTTAGAAGAAATATATCGTTTGACCCAAGGCTATCCATACTTTCTTCAGGAATGGGGCTACCAGGCATGGAATCGAGCCACAGCCTCGCCGATTGGCCTTGATTTGATCAAGGAGACTACGGAAATTGTGTCTGCCCGTTTGGATGAGAACTTTTTTCGGGTCCGCTTCGGCCGTTTAACGCCGGGGGAGAAACGGTTTTTGCGCGCAATGGCCGAGTTAGGATCAGGCCCGCAACGCACGAGCGATATCGCAGAGGTCATGTCAGTGAAAATCACCAGCCTAGGCCCGACCAGGGCAAAGCTGCTGAAAAAGGGCATGGTTTATAGCCCTTCCCATGGAGATATGGCTTTTACCGTGCCTTTGTTTGATAAGTTTATGAAACGGTCAATGCCAACATTGGACTAA